One part of the Corynebacterium aurimucosum ATCC 700975 genome encodes these proteins:
- a CDS encoding TetR/AcrR family transcriptional regulator, whose amino-acid sequence MQAVRQDAAENKQAIVAAARQLLISEGPGVSMRSIAKKAGVGVATVSRHFPERLSLLDAVTGAEVAHIKEEVDSHLQGFDEDPEGTWRDIIHRIASLNFAAVVQAAAAEVNTASFSDDDVQEIATQRKAELKSIYQPIVEPTRQAGLCPESLTPLELHIGIGLITRPLPRTPVSADYLSGIQAQLIDTLLDGLKAQARAN is encoded by the coding sequence ATGCAAGCTGTGAGACAAGACGCAGCAGAAAACAAGCAAGCCATCGTCGCAGCAGCCAGGCAGCTGCTCATCAGCGAGGGACCGGGCGTGTCCATGCGCTCCATCGCCAAGAAAGCCGGCGTGGGCGTCGCCACGGTCTCACGCCACTTCCCCGAACGGCTCTCCCTCCTCGATGCCGTCACCGGCGCGGAGGTAGCACACATCAAAGAAGAGGTGGACAGCCACCTACAAGGTTTCGACGAGGATCCCGAAGGCACCTGGCGCGATATTATTCATCGGATCGCCAGCCTTAACTTCGCCGCGGTTGTTCAAGCAGCGGCAGCCGAGGTGAATACTGCCTCATTCTCAGACGATGACGTGCAGGAGATCGCTACCCAGCGCAAAGCTGAACTGAAGTCGATCTACCAACCGATTGTCGAACCCACGCGACAAGCAGGTCTCTGCCCCGAGTCCCTCACCCCGCTCGAACTTCACATCGGCATCGGTCTCATCACCCGCCCGCTGCCCAGAACACCAGTGAGCGCCGACTACCTATCAGGTATACAAGCCCAGCTCATCGATACGCTGCTCGACGGCCTTAAAGCCCAAGCCCGTGCCAACTAG
- a CDS encoding resuscitation-promoting factor Rpf1 domain-containing protein: protein MGRHSAKNKSIATKFAASTVAVGAAAAIMAPNAAAAPDSDWDRLAQCESGGNWAINTGNGYHGGLQFNAQTWQAYGGGEFAPTANLATREQQIAVAERTLAQQGWGAWPACSASLGLNSAPTPRNVSAAPAPAATQVKEETAPQAPAEAPKAVHEAAEEPTDELAVDALYTLIEDTATQYGLTIPASFTEQYKANRHDFNAFYSANRHVIDPLAQVLAAR from the coding sequence ATGGGACGCCACTCCGCTAAGAACAAGTCCATCGCCACCAAGTTTGCCGCCTCCACTGTTGCCGTGGGCGCCGCCGCAGCCATCATGGCACCGAACGCTGCCGCTGCACCGGATTCCGATTGGGACCGCCTCGCACAGTGCGAGTCCGGCGGCAACTGGGCCATCAACACCGGCAACGGTTACCACGGCGGTCTGCAGTTCAACGCTCAGACCTGGCAGGCCTACGGCGGCGGTGAGTTCGCTCCGACCGCTAACCTGGCAACCCGCGAGCAGCAAATCGCTGTTGCTGAGCGCACCCTGGCACAGCAGGGCTGGGGCGCATGGCCGGCCTGCTCCGCCAGCCTGGGCCTGAACTCCGCCCCGACCCCGCGCAACGTGAGCGCTGCCCCGGCACCGGCTGCTACCCAGGTAAAGGAAGAGACCGCACCGCAGGCACCGGCTGAGGCACCGAAGGCAGTCCACGAAGCTGCCGAGGAGCCCACCGACGAGCTGGCTGTTGACGCCCTCTACACCCTCATCGAGGACACCGCTACCCAGTACGGCCTGACCATCCCGGCTTCCTTCACCGAGCAGTACAAGGCCAACCGCCACGACTTCAACGCCTTCTACTCCGCTAACCGCCACGTCATCGACCCGCTGGCACAGGTTCTGGCTGCACGCTAA
- a CDS encoding cold-shock protein, with the protein MPIGKVKWYDADKGFGFVSNPGDEDVYVGRNVLPKGVDELHQGQRIEFDFAAGRRGPQALRVKVLDVPRRRTPARKPEELASMLSDVMTLLETQVQPVLSQGRYPERKTGRQVAEILRAIAKDLDS; encoded by the coding sequence ATGCCTATCGGCAAAGTGAAGTGGTATGACGCAGACAAGGGCTTCGGCTTTGTCAGCAACCCCGGCGATGAAGACGTCTATGTTGGTCGCAATGTGTTGCCCAAGGGCGTTGATGAGCTGCACCAGGGCCAGCGTATTGAATTCGATTTCGCGGCTGGCCGCCGTGGCCCGCAGGCACTGCGTGTCAAGGTGCTTGATGTCCCGCGCCGTCGCACCCCGGCCCGCAAGCCCGAAGAGCTGGCGAGCATGCTCTCCGACGTCATGACACTGCTTGAGACCCAGGTGCAGCCGGTGCTGAGCCAAGGCCGCTACCCGGAGCGCAAGACTGGCCGCCAGGTTGCCGAGATCCTGCGTGCTATCGCCAAGGACTTGGATAGCTAA
- a CDS encoding DUF2771 domain-containing protein yields MATVKQARKKSLLQFLALIIAVAVIVVAVVLFQKWWNDRPGPEPADVTITATVGEDTLEVSPYIVCEPGTDCEEGEVPNLTVGPDDTLKLEIPEAIYNHEWSVLSIYDDPAANDSTAHGANETTSLEIPGSVPPIEASTGERPQLKVVEISTLMIGRDANGEETPMHTVWSLSTMTDEELKESKATGDAEAPAEK; encoded by the coding sequence ATGGCTACCGTGAAGCAAGCAAGGAAGAAGTCGCTACTGCAGTTTCTGGCGCTCATTATCGCCGTGGCAGTCATCGTCGTTGCAGTGGTGTTGTTCCAGAAGTGGTGGAACGACCGCCCCGGCCCCGAGCCAGCAGACGTCACGATCACGGCCACAGTGGGCGAGGACACCTTAGAGGTCTCTCCCTACATCGTCTGCGAGCCCGGCACGGACTGCGAAGAGGGCGAAGTGCCTAACCTGACGGTGGGCCCCGATGACACCCTGAAATTGGAGATCCCCGAGGCTATCTACAACCACGAGTGGTCCGTGCTGTCCATCTATGATGACCCGGCCGCCAATGACAGCACCGCTCACGGCGCCAACGAAACCACCTCGCTAGAGATCCCCGGCTCCGTGCCGCCGATTGAGGCCTCCACCGGCGAGCGCCCCCAGCTAAAGGTGGTGGAGATTTCCACGCTCATGATTGGCCGCGATGCCAACGGCGAAGAGACCCCAATGCACACGGTGTGGTCCCTGTCCACCATGACGGATGAGGAGCTCAAGGAGTCCAAGGCCACTGGCGACGCTGAAGCTCCAGCTGAGAAGTAG
- a CDS encoding glutaminyl-peptide cyclotransferase yields MPLLHTDRALRALAAVLSAAALLAPLTSCSSQAAHEDVSSSTAGGTSPSASAPEHLGVTVLDTAPLPADTFTQGLEVDPDGNLLIGTGLNGKSRLLRFNPGTETPLEETTLEHTYFGEGITQTDAGIWQLTWKSGTAFLRDSTTFEELRRVHYDGEGWGLCNAGSELIMSDGSAELRHLDPQTFEELGPRTEVTLDGSPVDNLNELECVDGAVYANVWMSEDILRIDPASGVVTAVIDTANLNHVPSADPNAVLNGIARIPGTDEFWITGKLWDELYRVRFE; encoded by the coding sequence ATGCCTCTCCTCCACACCGACCGCGCCCTCCGCGCACTTGCTGCCGTCCTCTCCGCTGCTGCACTGCTCGCACCCTTAACGTCATGCTCCTCTCAAGCCGCACACGAGGATGTTTCTTCGTCTACGGCGGGTGGGACGTCGCCAAGCGCGAGCGCCCCAGAGCACCTCGGTGTCACCGTCCTGGACACCGCACCCCTGCCTGCCGATACTTTCACCCAGGGCCTAGAAGTCGACCCCGATGGCAACCTGTTGATCGGCACCGGGCTTAACGGCAAGTCGCGCCTGCTGCGCTTCAACCCGGGAACAGAAACCCCTCTGGAAGAAACCACGCTCGAGCACACATACTTCGGCGAAGGCATCACGCAAACCGACGCCGGCATCTGGCAGCTGACGTGGAAGTCCGGCACGGCCTTCCTGCGGGACTCCACCACCTTTGAGGAGCTCCGGCGAGTTCACTACGACGGCGAAGGCTGGGGCTTGTGCAACGCTGGTTCTGAGCTCATCATGTCCGATGGTTCCGCTGAGCTACGCCACCTCGACCCCCAGACTTTCGAAGAGCTCGGTCCCCGCACCGAGGTCACCCTCGACGGCTCTCCCGTGGATAATCTCAATGAGCTTGAGTGCGTTGATGGCGCGGTCTACGCCAACGTCTGGATGAGCGAGGATATCCTGCGCATCGATCCCGCATCCGGCGTGGTCACCGCAGTGATTGATACTGCGAACCTCAACCACGTTCCCTCTGCAGATCCCAACGCGGTCCTCAACGGCATTGCCCGAATCCCGGGCACCGACGAGTTTTGGATCACCGGCAAGCTCTGGGATGAGCTGTACCGGGTGCGCTTCGAGTAG
- a CDS encoding DUF3027 domain-containing protein, producing MHSPLLDSTAVNLARRAVEEVGEGDVGKHRGVAGVGRNVATHRFDAHVPGYPGWEWHAVVACAEGSRIPTVNEVALVPGGQALQAPEWVPYSERLRPGDLGPGDLMPPAPDDDRLDEGKLSQVGLTEAKERWRKKYGPNSDMASQAQLQCKTCAFYLELLPNYGVCANEYSADGKVVHATYGCGAHSGTTVREEGSEQERPFDDERPIY from the coding sequence ATGCATTCCCCGCTTCTCGATTCGACCGCCGTCAACCTAGCGCGCCGGGCCGTGGAAGAGGTAGGTGAGGGGGACGTCGGCAAGCACCGCGGCGTTGCCGGTGTGGGCCGCAACGTGGCCACTCACCGTTTTGATGCGCACGTACCGGGCTATCCGGGGTGGGAGTGGCACGCCGTCGTTGCCTGTGCAGAAGGCTCGCGCATCCCAACCGTCAACGAGGTAGCCCTCGTCCCCGGCGGGCAGGCACTTCAAGCGCCGGAGTGGGTTCCTTATTCCGAGCGCCTGCGCCCAGGAGACCTGGGGCCGGGTGACCTCATGCCGCCCGCGCCCGATGACGACAGGCTGGACGAGGGGAAGCTCTCCCAGGTTGGTCTCACGGAGGCCAAGGAACGCTGGCGCAAGAAGTACGGGCCGAATTCGGATATGGCATCCCAAGCCCAGCTACAGTGCAAAACCTGCGCTTTCTATCTCGAGCTGCTGCCTAATTATGGTGTCTGTGCCAATGAATACTCCGCGGATGGAAAAGTGGTGCACGCCACCTACGGGTGTGGCGCGCATTCCGGCACGACCGTCCGTGAGGAGGGATCGGAGCAGGAGAGGCCCTTCGATGATGAGAGACCTATCTACTAA
- a CDS encoding NCS2 family permease, whose protein sequence is MNAAIDRYFKISERGSTVGTEVRAGVVSFFAMAYIILLNPLILGTSADSAGTTLGIPQVAAATALVAGVMTIAFGMIARYPFAMAAGLGMNTFVAVTMVSLNGLEWREAMGLVIIEGLIIVLLAISGFRQAVFDAIPASMKAAMGVGIGMFIALIGFVDGHFVTRVPDAAMTTVPVSLGVNGSIATWPAFVFVVGLILSAFFVIRRVRGGLFIGIVITTIIAMIIQALTDSEDWGMATPEVPSSLGGLPDLSIVGQVDPISAFTKLGVVSTVLLIFTLLLTNFFDAMGTMNGLGKQANLVDEKGNLPNMKTALVVEGFGAVAGGAGSVSSNTVFADSAAGIGDGARTGLANVVTGVIFLLAMFLTPLYEIVPIEAAAPVLVVVGVMMAAQLKDIEWNRMEEAIPAFLTIVVMPFTYSIANGIGVGFIAYALMATFAGKAKKVHWVMWLVAALFVVYFAMEPISSLLA, encoded by the coding sequence ATGAACGCAGCTATCGATCGCTATTTCAAGATTTCCGAACGCGGATCCACCGTAGGAACCGAGGTCCGCGCCGGCGTGGTCTCGTTCTTCGCGATGGCCTACATCATTCTCCTCAACCCTCTCATCCTGGGTACCTCCGCCGACTCCGCCGGTACCACCCTGGGCATCCCGCAGGTTGCTGCCGCCACCGCCCTGGTGGCTGGTGTCATGACCATCGCCTTCGGCATGATTGCGCGCTACCCGTTCGCCATGGCTGCGGGCTTGGGTATGAACACCTTCGTGGCCGTGACCATGGTTTCCCTCAACGGCCTGGAATGGCGCGAGGCCATGGGTCTCGTCATCATTGAAGGCCTCATCATCGTCCTGCTGGCCATCTCCGGTTTCCGCCAGGCGGTCTTTGACGCTATCCCCGCCTCGATGAAGGCCGCGATGGGCGTGGGTATTGGTATGTTCATCGCGCTCATCGGTTTCGTGGATGGTCACTTTGTTACCCGCGTGCCGGATGCTGCGATGACCACTGTTCCGGTGAGCCTGGGCGTTAACGGCTCGATCGCTACGTGGCCGGCCTTCGTCTTCGTCGTGGGCCTGATTCTCTCCGCCTTCTTCGTCATCCGTCGAGTACGCGGCGGCCTGTTCATCGGCATCGTCATCACCACCATCATCGCCATGATCATTCAGGCACTGACCGATTCCGAGGACTGGGGCATGGCCACCCCGGAGGTGCCCAGCTCACTGGGTGGTCTGCCGGATCTCTCGATTGTGGGCCAGGTCGATCCGATTAGCGCCTTTACCAAACTCGGCGTGGTTTCCACGGTCTTGCTGATCTTCACCCTGCTGCTCACCAACTTCTTCGATGCCATGGGCACCATGAACGGCTTGGGCAAGCAAGCAAACCTCGTGGACGAGAAGGGCAACCTTCCGAACATGAAGACCGCCCTGGTGGTTGAGGGCTTTGGCGCCGTTGCCGGTGGCGCCGGTTCGGTCTCCTCCAACACGGTGTTTGCGGATTCGGCGGCCGGCATTGGTGACGGTGCCCGCACCGGCCTGGCCAACGTGGTGACCGGTGTGATCTTCTTGCTGGCCATGTTCCTCACCCCGCTCTACGAGATCGTGCCCATTGAGGCAGCGGCCCCCGTCCTCGTCGTCGTGGGCGTGATGATGGCGGCACAGCTCAAGGACATCGAGTGGAACCGCATGGAGGAGGCCATTCCGGCCTTCCTCACCATCGTGGTCATGCCCTTTACCTACTCCATTGCTAACGGTATTGGTGTGGGCTTCATCGCTTATGCCCTGATGGCTACCTTTGCCGGCAAGGCCAAGAAGGTGCACTGGGTCATGTGGCTCGTGGCCGCCCTCTTCGTGGTCTACTTCGCCATGGAGCCCATCAGCTCGCTGCTGGCTTAG
- a CDS encoding TrmH family RNA methyltransferase, giving the protein MRFVIDDPTDPRLDDIRDLKHADKSGEGFVFGEGPLCVERLLASRFPVRCIIGFEGKLDTFLANHDVGDIPVYQVTRATLGEVTGFDMHRGLVAAADRAEAWTVDEVIEGARTLAIMEGVGDHENIGSLFRNAAGMDVDGILLGSGAADPLYRRSVRVSMGHVLRLPWARFDGGFTTWQRGLEQLREKGFRLVSLTPHPDAVHIADALEGADKVALLVGAEGPGLTEHAMRATNVRARIPMAEGTDSLNVATSAAIAFYERQRSQRLREVDTA; this is encoded by the coding sequence ATGCGTTTTGTCATCGATGACCCCACAGACCCTCGCCTGGACGATATCCGCGATCTCAAGCACGCGGACAAGTCCGGCGAGGGTTTCGTCTTTGGTGAGGGCCCACTGTGCGTGGAGCGCCTGCTGGCCTCACGATTCCCGGTGCGCTGCATCATCGGCTTTGAAGGAAAGCTCGACACTTTCCTAGCGAACCACGATGTTGGCGATATTCCCGTTTACCAGGTCACTCGAGCAACGTTGGGGGAGGTCACCGGTTTCGACATGCACCGCGGGCTGGTTGCCGCGGCCGACCGCGCAGAGGCCTGGACCGTGGATGAAGTCATTGAGGGCGCTCGCACCCTGGCCATCATGGAAGGTGTGGGTGATCATGAGAACATCGGCTCGCTCTTCCGCAACGCCGCGGGCATGGATGTCGACGGCATCCTCTTAGGCTCGGGTGCGGCGGATCCGCTCTACCGACGCTCGGTGCGTGTCTCTATGGGGCATGTCTTGCGCCTGCCCTGGGCGCGTTTCGACGGCGGCTTCACCACGTGGCAGCGGGGTCTAGAGCAGCTGCGTGAAAAGGGCTTCCGGCTGGTGTCGCTGACCCCGCATCCGGATGCTGTGCATATTGCCGACGCCCTCGAAGGCGCAGACAAGGTGGCCCTGCTGGTGGGTGCGGAGGGGCCAGGACTGACCGAGCATGCCATGCGTGCCACCAACGTGCGCGCCCGCATTCCCATGGCAGAGGGCACGGATTCCCTCAACGTAGCGACGTCGGCGGCCATTGCCTTCTACGAGCGCCAGCGCTCCCAGAGGCTCCGCGAGGTCGATACCGCGTAG
- a CDS encoding DUF6928 family protein, with protein sequence MDTQSAVLTLWYVTAADPAEVLRGEPKADRGFGRKFLAQLNPSLPVTPIGQFPLNRSAEPGASEFYVGGYPGVTVVQTIIHDDQLILSQLSRTLREAVPATEIYAFASDPETGYAGFAHWTGSRLRRSLCGTRFNLYEDHGLPETFEAPFWAGEMDEPVGGISLPFEPLTITEAAQEFWLGIEVGEDGPDVDVVGYATDGRPEPKVDTPSPRRSVGEVATTSVAKLGLNDYDDYEEHDLEPESTGEEILRTAKHLGGLVRRYAVSTSRSLWERWRS encoded by the coding sequence TCTCTGGTACGTCACCGCCGCCGATCCCGCCGAGGTTCTTCGCGGCGAGCCCAAGGCCGACCGCGGCTTCGGCCGCAAGTTCCTTGCTCAACTCAATCCCTCTCTACCCGTCACGCCCATCGGGCAATTCCCCCTCAACCGTTCCGCCGAGCCCGGCGCGAGCGAGTTCTATGTGGGTGGCTATCCCGGTGTGACCGTCGTGCAGACCATCATCCACGATGATCAGCTGATTCTCTCGCAGCTCTCCCGCACCCTGCGCGAGGCCGTGCCCGCCACGGAGATTTACGCGTTCGCTTCCGATCCGGAGACCGGCTACGCCGGGTTTGCGCACTGGACGGGCAGCCGCCTGCGACGCTCCCTGTGCGGAACGCGCTTTAACCTCTATGAGGATCATGGCTTGCCCGAAACCTTTGAGGCCCCTTTCTGGGCCGGAGAGATGGATGAGCCCGTGGGCGGTATCTCCCTGCCTTTCGAGCCACTCACCATCACCGAAGCCGCCCAGGAGTTCTGGCTGGGCATTGAGGTGGGTGAGGACGGCCCAGACGTGGACGTCGTAGGCTACGCCACCGACGGGCGCCCTGAGCCCAAGGTCGATACTCCCTCGCCCCGCCGAAGCGTGGGCGAGGTAGCCACCACCTCAGTGGCGAAGCTTGGCCTCAACGATTATGACGACTACGAGGAGCACGATCTCGAACCGGAATCCACCGGAGAAGAGATCCTCCGCACCGCCAAGCACCTAGGCGGGCTGGTACGCCGCTACGCGGTATCGACCTCGCGGAGCCTCTGGGAGCGCTGGCGCTCGTAG